One region of Streptomyces capillispiralis genomic DNA includes:
- a CDS encoding cupin domain-containing protein yields the protein MLEIKTLDKPDERRDFPRGHLEAVHMSGLDFAVATFEPGWRWTESVGPIAGTESCQIHHNGYVVQGRLHIRMDDGGESEVGPGDVFVCSPGHDAWVAGDEQVVVYDFAGAMAQKYAKAD from the coding sequence ATGCTCGAGATCAAGACGCTGGACAAGCCGGACGAGAGGCGCGACTTCCCCAGGGGACACCTGGAAGCCGTCCACATGTCAGGGCTGGACTTCGCCGTGGCCACCTTCGAACCCGGGTGGCGCTGGACCGAGTCCGTCGGCCCCATCGCGGGAACGGAGAGCTGCCAGATCCACCACAACGGCTATGTCGTCCAGGGCCGTCTGCACATCCGCATGGACGACGGAGGGGAGAGCGAGGTCGGCCCCGGCGACGTCTTCGTGTGCTCGCCCGGCCATGACGCGTGGGTCGCCGGCGACGAACAGGTCGTGGTGTACGACTTCGCGGGCGCCATGGCGCAGAAGTACGCGAAGGCGGACTAG
- a CDS encoding sigma-70 family RNA polymerase sigma factor, which produces MISPALPASPARPADDAATAWALAARGGDADAVDHFVRALHRDVIRYVAHLGADPQAVDDLTQDTFLRALGSLHRFEGRSSARTWLLAIARRAVADSHRRTAVRPRTADVPDWQLTVERAQPRGLPGFDDGIALLELLDQLPDERREAFVLTQLLGLPYTEAAALGDCPVGTVRSRVARARTALVALITEAEQVGGAAGRRRPAPGSRHRHPNGAPEWTGGR; this is translated from the coding sequence GTGATCAGCCCTGCCCTGCCCGCTTCCCCCGCAAGACCCGCCGACGACGCCGCGACCGCCTGGGCGCTGGCCGCGCGCGGCGGTGACGCCGACGCCGTCGACCACTTCGTCCGGGCCCTGCACCGCGACGTCATCCGCTATGTCGCCCACCTGGGCGCCGACCCCCAGGCCGTGGACGACCTGACCCAGGACACCTTCCTGCGGGCGCTCGGCAGCCTCCACCGGTTCGAAGGCCGTTCCTCGGCCCGCACCTGGCTGCTCGCCATCGCCCGCCGCGCGGTGGCCGACAGCCACCGGCGCACGGCCGTACGGCCCCGGACGGCCGACGTGCCCGACTGGCAGCTGACCGTGGAGCGGGCGCAGCCGCGCGGGCTGCCCGGCTTCGACGACGGGATCGCCCTCCTCGAACTGCTGGACCAGCTGCCGGACGAGCGGCGCGAGGCGTTCGTCCTCACACAGCTCCTCGGACTGCCGTACACGGAGGCGGCCGCCCTCGGCGACTGCCCGGTCGGCACGGTCCGCTCCCGCGTGGCCCGCGCGCGCACGGCGCTCGTCGCCCTCATCACCGAGGCCGAGCAGGTCGGCGGGGCCGCCGGACGACGGCGCCCGGCCCCCGGATCCCGGCACCGTCACCCGAATGGCGCCCCCGAGTGGACAGGCGGACGATGA
- a CDS encoding tetratricopeptide repeat protein, with amino-acid sequence MDITYYDHGTPAERWERAGMFFDAKDYAAAARVLGPLVEEVPEQTGPRLLLARAYYHSAQLRRAESELRVIVERDPVEHYARLMLGRTLQRQGRDDEARPHLRLAAALGGTFDEE; translated from the coding sequence GTGGACATCACGTACTACGACCACGGAACGCCGGCCGAGCGCTGGGAGCGCGCCGGGATGTTCTTCGACGCCAAGGACTACGCCGCCGCCGCGCGCGTCCTGGGCCCACTGGTCGAGGAGGTGCCGGAGCAGACCGGACCGCGGCTGCTGCTGGCGCGCGCCTACTACCACTCGGCCCAACTGCGCCGCGCGGAATCCGAGTTGCGGGTCATCGTGGAGCGCGACCCGGTGGAGCACTACGCCCGGCTGATGCTCGGGCGCACCCTCCAGCGGCAGGGGCGGGACGACGAGGCCCGGCCGCACCTGCGGCTCGCCGCCGCGCTCGGCGGCACCTTCGACGAGGAGTAG
- a CDS encoding PepSY-associated TM helix domain-containing protein → MTTAPSTTTDEAPRPPAPAPAKSAWAALRPLVLRLHFYAGVLVAPFLLVAALTGLLYAASFQAEKIVYDHELTVPVGERELPVSAQVAAAREAHPEGTVAAVRPSPEPDATTRVLLSGIPGVDPDHTLAVFVDPYTGTVRGALEQYGSTGALPLRTWIDEFHRDLHLGEPGRLYSEFAASWLWAVAGGGLVLWFSRRRALRKLRGTGGRRRILALHGGVGAWAAAGFIFLSATGLTWSTYAGANIGELRTALGQETPSVSAAAAGEHAGHDAAGAAAGDAAHGVGLDKVLTAARAEGLGDPVEIVPPADATSAYVVRQIQRSWPEKQDSVAVDPATGEVTDVLRFADYPVLAKLTRWGIDLHTGNLFGLVNQIALMALALALILLILWGYRMWWQRGRGSAFGKPIPRGAWQHVPPQVLVPLLALIAVLGYFVPLLGIPLAAFLAVDIVLGEIAHRRGRRTYASGTPGR, encoded by the coding sequence ATGACCACCGCTCCCTCGACCACCACGGACGAGGCACCCCGACCACCCGCCCCCGCACCGGCGAAGAGCGCCTGGGCCGCCCTGCGCCCCCTCGTCCTGCGCCTGCACTTCTACGCGGGCGTGCTGGTGGCGCCGTTCCTCCTCGTCGCCGCCCTCACCGGCCTGCTGTACGCGGCCTCCTTCCAGGCCGAGAAGATCGTCTACGACCATGAGCTGACCGTCCCCGTGGGCGAGCGCGAGCTGCCCGTCTCCGCGCAGGTGGCCGCCGCCCGCGAGGCCCACCCCGAGGGCACGGTCGCCGCCGTACGCCCGTCCCCCGAACCGGACGCCACCACCAGGGTGTTGCTGTCCGGCATACCGGGCGTGGACCCGGACCACACCCTGGCCGTGTTCGTCGACCCGTACACCGGGACGGTGCGCGGCGCGCTGGAACAGTACGGTTCCACGGGCGCGTTGCCCCTGCGCACCTGGATCGACGAGTTCCACCGCGATCTCCACCTGGGCGAACCGGGCCGTCTCTACAGCGAGTTCGCGGCGAGCTGGCTGTGGGCCGTCGCCGGCGGGGGACTGGTGCTGTGGTTTTCCCGGCGCCGTGCCCTGCGCAAGCTGCGCGGCACCGGCGGACGGCGCCGCATCTTGGCCCTGCACGGCGGGGTGGGCGCCTGGGCCGCCGCCGGTTTCATCTTCCTGTCGGCGACCGGTCTGACCTGGTCCACCTACGCCGGTGCGAACATCGGCGAACTGCGCACCGCCCTCGGCCAGGAGACCCCCTCGGTGTCGGCCGCGGCGGCCGGTGAGCACGCCGGCCACGACGCGGCCGGCGCGGCGGCCGGTGACGCCGCGCACGGGGTGGGCCTGGACAAGGTCCTCACGGCGGCGCGGGCCGAGGGCCTGGGCGACCCGGTGGAGATCGTGCCGCCGGCCGACGCGACGTCCGCCTACGTGGTGCGGCAGATCCAGCGCAGCTGGCCCGAGAAGCAGGACTCCGTCGCCGTCGACCCCGCCACCGGCGAGGTCACCGACGTCCTGCGGTTCGCCGACTATCCGGTGCTCGCCAAGCTCACCCGGTGGGGCATCGACCTGCACACCGGCAATCTGTTCGGCCTGGTGAACCAGATCGCGCTGATGGCCCTCGCCCTCGCCCTGATCCTGCTGATCCTGTGGGGCTACCGCATGTGGTGGCAGCGGGGCCGCGGCAGCGCCTTCGGCAAACCGATCCCCCGGGGGGCCTGGCAGCACGTACCGCCCCAGGTACTGGTGCCGCTGCTGGCGCTGATCGCCGTACTGGGCTACTTCGTCCCGCTGCTCGGCATTCCGCTGGCGGCGTTCCTCGCCGTCGACATCGTGCTGGGGGAGATCGCCCATCGCCGGGGCCGGCGGACGTACGCCAGCGGCACACCGGGCCGCTGA
- a CDS encoding peptide deformylase, which translates to MGTPNDRAPLAERVGQLLAVDGPLPLVAAGDPVLRRGTEPYDGQLEPALLARFVEALRVTMRAAPGVGLAAPQVGVGLRIAVIEDPAPVPEEVRLARGRVPQPFRVLVNPVYEPVGARRAAFFEGCLSVPGYQAVVARPAEVRLTGQDEHGRALDEVFTGWPARIVQHETDHLDGTLYLDRAEPRSLSTHQAVAERWSQPTPERAARELGFDLP; encoded by the coding sequence ATGGGAACTCCGAACGATCGCGCGCCCTTGGCCGAGCGGGTCGGGCAACTGCTCGCCGTGGACGGCCCGTTGCCCCTCGTGGCGGCCGGTGATCCGGTGCTGCGCCGCGGCACCGAGCCGTACGACGGTCAGCTGGAGCCCGCTCTGCTGGCCCGGTTCGTGGAGGCGCTGCGGGTCACCATGCGCGCGGCGCCGGGTGTCGGGCTGGCCGCGCCGCAGGTCGGGGTGGGCCTGCGGATCGCGGTGATCGAGGATCCCGCGCCCGTTCCCGAGGAGGTGCGGCTGGCACGCGGGCGGGTGCCGCAGCCGTTCCGGGTGCTGGTCAATCCGGTGTACGAGCCGGTCGGGGCCCGGCGTGCGGCGTTCTTCGAGGGGTGTCTGAGCGTGCCGGGGTATCAGGCGGTGGTGGCCCGGCCCGCCGAGGTACGGCTGACCGGGCAGGACGAGCACGGGCGGGCGCTGGACGAGGTGTTCACCGGGTGGCCCGCGCGGATCGTGCAGCACGAGACGGACCACCTCGACGGCACGCTGTACCTCGACCGCGCGGAACCGCGCTCGCTGTCCACCCACCAGGCGGTGGCGGAGCGCTGGTCGCAGCCGACACCGGAGCGGGCGGCCCGGGAGCTGGGCTTCGACCTGCCGTAG
- a CDS encoding dihydrolipoyl dehydrogenase family protein, with translation MTETQSTHMESTAYDVVVLGAGPVGENVADRTRAAGLTTAVVEGELVGGECSYWACMPSKALLRPVIARADARRVPGLRQSVQGPLDAAAVLAHRDEYTSHWKDDGQVGWLEGIGADLYRGHGRLTGPRTVTVTGSDGGRRVLTARHAVAVCTGSRAQLPDLPGLAEVEPWTSREATSARSVPGRLVVVGGGVVATEMACAWQALGSRVTVLVRGKGLLNRMEPFAGELVAEALTEAGADIRTGTSVKSVTRENGTVLVVTDGGDRIEADEILFATGRAPRTDDIGLETIGIEPGAWLGVDDSLRVTGHDWLYAVGDVNHRALLTHQGKYQARIAGAAIAARAAGEPVRAEDWGAHAASADHSAVPQVVFTDPEVAAVGLSLAEAEQEGHRVRAVDVDLSSVAGAGLYGDGYKGRARMVVDLEDEILRGLTLVGPGVGELIHSATIAVAARVPVARLWHAVPSYPTISEVWLRLLEAYRDA, from the coding sequence ATGACGGAAACGCAATCGACGCACATGGAATCCACCGCCTACGACGTCGTGGTGCTCGGCGCCGGGCCCGTGGGCGAGAACGTCGCCGACCGCACCCGCGCCGCCGGACTCACCACCGCCGTCGTGGAGGGCGAACTGGTGGGCGGCGAGTGCTCGTACTGGGCCTGCATGCCCAGCAAGGCCCTGCTGCGCCCGGTCATCGCCCGGGCCGACGCCCGCCGCGTCCCCGGACTGAGGCAGTCGGTCCAGGGCCCGCTGGACGCCGCCGCGGTCCTGGCCCACCGGGACGAGTACACCTCCCACTGGAAGGACGACGGCCAGGTCGGATGGCTGGAGGGCATCGGCGCCGACCTGTACCGCGGCCACGGACGGCTCACCGGCCCGCGCACCGTCACCGTCACCGGCTCCGACGGCGGCCGCCGGGTGCTGACCGCCCGGCACGCGGTCGCCGTCTGCACCGGCAGCCGCGCCCAGTTGCCCGACCTGCCCGGACTCGCCGAGGTCGAGCCGTGGACCAGCCGGGAGGCCACCAGCGCCCGGTCGGTGCCCGGCCGGCTCGTCGTGGTCGGCGGCGGTGTCGTCGCCACCGAGATGGCCTGCGCCTGGCAGGCGCTCGGCTCCCGGGTGACCGTCCTGGTGCGCGGCAAGGGCCTGCTGAACCGCATGGAGCCGTTCGCCGGCGAACTGGTCGCCGAGGCCCTCACCGAGGCCGGCGCGGACATCCGCACCGGCACCTCCGTGAAGTCGGTGACCCGGGAGAACGGCACCGTCCTCGTCGTCACCGACGGCGGTGACCGGATCGAGGCCGACGAGATCCTCTTCGCCACCGGCCGCGCCCCGCGCACCGACGACATCGGGCTGGAGACCATCGGCATCGAGCCCGGCGCGTGGCTCGGCGTGGACGACAGCCTCCGCGTCACCGGCCACGACTGGCTGTACGCCGTCGGCGACGTCAACCACCGTGCCCTGCTCACCCACCAGGGCAAGTACCAGGCCCGCATCGCGGGCGCCGCCATCGCCGCCCGGGCCGCGGGCGAGCCGGTGCGCGCGGAGGACTGGGGCGCCCACGCCGCCAGCGCCGACCACTCCGCCGTCCCGCAGGTCGTCTTCACCGACCCCGAGGTGGCCGCCGTCGGCCTGTCGCTGGCCGAGGCGGAACAGGAGGGCCACCGGGTCCGTGCCGTCGACGTCGACCTGTCCTCCGTCGCGGGCGCCGGCCTGTACGGCGACGGCTACAAGGGCCGCGCCCGCATGGTCGTCGACCTCGAGGACGAGATCCTGCGCGGCCTCACCCTCGTCGGCCCCGGCGTCGGAGAACTCATCCACTCGGCGACCATCGCCGTGGCCGCCCGGGTGCCGGTCGCCCGCCTGTGGCACGCGGTCCCGTCCTACCCGACGATCAGCGAGGTGTGGCTGCGCCTGCTGGAGGCGTACCGGGACGCCTGA
- the trxA gene encoding thioredoxin yields the protein MSSTVELTKENFDQTVTDNEFVLIDFWAAWCGPCRQFAPVYEKAAEENPDLVFGKVDTEAQPELAAAFGIQSIPTLMIVRDQVAVFAQPGALPEAALTDVIGQARKLDMDEVRKQIAEQQAQQGEAPSA from the coding sequence ATGAGCAGCACTGTGGAGCTCACCAAGGAGAACTTCGACCAGACGGTCACGGACAACGAGTTCGTCCTGATCGACTTCTGGGCGGCCTGGTGCGGTCCGTGCCGTCAGTTCGCGCCCGTCTACGAGAAGGCGGCGGAGGAGAACCCCGACCTGGTGTTCGGCAAGGTGGACACCGAGGCGCAGCCGGAGCTGGCCGCGGCCTTCGGTATCCAGTCGATCCCCACCCTGATGATCGTGCGCGACCAGGTCGCCGTGTTCGCGCAGCCGGGCGCGCTGCCCGAGGCGGCGCTGACGGACGTGATCGGGCAGGCCCGGAAGCTGGACATGGACGAGGTCCGCAAGCAGATCGCCGAGCAGCAGGCGCAGCAGGGCGAGGCGCCGAGCGCCTAG
- a CDS encoding aldehyde dehydrogenase family protein has protein sequence MTLLDRTTRRLAGPEYTVTEPATGDGLGTVTLATAEDVAAAAEAGSAARTAWAAAPHHVRAATLRRAGDLFAGHTELREWLIREAGSIPGKADFELHVAAQECYEAAALASRPGGQVLPTEQPRLSYTRRVPVGVVGVIAPFNAPLVLSVRSVAPALALGNAVVLKPDPRTAVCGGLGLAAVFEDAGLPEGLLHVLPGGAEAGQALVADPRVPVISFTGSTAAGRAVGENAGRHLKRAHLELGGNSALIVLEDADLDAVISTAAWGSFFHQGQICMTAGRHLVHASLYGEYVDRLAAKADSLAVGDPHREKVHLGPLIDHGQLAKVHGLVGASTAHGARLAAGGTHDRLFYRPTVLADVDDLTPAYTEEVFGPVAPVRSFTTVDEAVALASASSYGLALGVVTRDPARGLDLAERVPTGIVHINDQTVNDEAVAPFGGVAASGTGSRFGGDANLEAFTDLRWTTVRADVARHPF, from the coding sequence ATGACGTTGCTCGACCGCACGACCCGCCGGCTCGCGGGACCCGAGTACACCGTCACCGAACCCGCCACCGGCGACGGACTCGGCACCGTCACCCTGGCCACCGCGGAGGACGTCGCCGCCGCCGCGGAGGCCGGCAGCGCCGCCCGGACTGCCTGGGCGGCGGCGCCGCACCACGTCAGGGCCGCGACGCTCCGCAGGGCCGGCGACCTGTTCGCCGGCCACACCGAGCTGCGCGAATGGCTGATCCGCGAGGCCGGCAGCATCCCCGGCAAGGCCGACTTCGAACTGCACGTCGCCGCCCAGGAGTGCTACGAGGCCGCGGCCCTCGCCTCCCGCCCGGGCGGACAGGTGCTGCCCACCGAGCAACCCCGGCTGTCGTACACCCGGCGCGTACCGGTCGGCGTGGTGGGCGTGATCGCCCCGTTCAACGCCCCGCTGGTCCTGTCCGTCCGCTCCGTCGCCCCGGCCCTGGCGCTCGGCAACGCCGTCGTCCTCAAACCCGACCCGCGCACCGCCGTCTGCGGCGGGCTGGGGCTCGCCGCCGTCTTCGAGGACGCGGGACTGCCCGAGGGGCTGCTGCACGTGCTGCCGGGCGGGGCGGAGGCCGGTCAGGCCCTGGTCGCCGACCCGCGCGTCCCGGTGATCTCCTTCACCGGTTCCACCGCCGCGGGCCGCGCCGTCGGGGAGAACGCGGGCCGCCACCTGAAGCGGGCGCACCTGGAACTGGGCGGCAACTCGGCCCTGATCGTGCTGGAGGACGCCGACCTCGACGCGGTGATCTCCACGGCCGCCTGGGGTTCGTTCTTCCACCAGGGGCAGATCTGCATGACGGCGGGACGGCACCTGGTCCACGCCTCGCTGTACGGGGAGTACGTCGACCGGCTGGCCGCGAAGGCGGACTCGCTCGCCGTCGGCGACCCGCACCGCGAGAAGGTCCACCTGGGCCCGCTCATCGACCACGGCCAGCTCGCCAAGGTGCACGGCCTGGTCGGGGCGAGCACCGCGCACGGCGCCAGGCTCGCCGCGGGCGGCACCCACGACCGGCTCTTCTACCGGCCCACGGTCCTCGCCGACGTGGACGACCTCACTCCGGCCTACACCGAGGAGGTCTTCGGCCCGGTGGCCCCCGTCCGCTCCTTCACGACCGTCGACGAGGCCGTCGCCCTGGCCTCCGCGAGCTCCTACGGACTGGCGCTCGGCGTCGTCACCCGGGACCCGGCCCGCGGCCTGGACCTCGCCGAACGCGTCCCCACGGGGATCGTGCACATCAACGACCAGACCGTGAACGACGAGGCCGTCGCCCCCTTCGGCGGGGTCGCCGCGTCCGGCACCGGCTCCCGCTTCGGTGGCGACGCCAACCTGGAGGCCTTCACCGACCTGCGCTGGACGACGGTGCGCGCGGACGTCGCGCGCCACCCGTTCTAA
- a CDS encoding LacI family DNA-binding transcriptional regulator, whose amino-acid sequence MVQITNPPASAPTAPTRSVPTSADVARLAGVSRATVSYVLNNAGSVRISEPTRRRVREAARELGYVPHAAARSLRAGHSRMVLMPAPSFPVGPLYSQFINDLQGSLGRLDYTVVQYGTVGVHDDEAARAWAELRPVAVLVPGSGLGPQGVEVLKRSGARAVVTLGPESVEGAHALLMDHDVVGHSAGAHLFDRGHRRIGVIVPKEPGLAAFSAPRLAGVRAALRGTDATVTELPLAYDEGAAARLAARWRDLGLDAVFTYNDEYAMLLMRALQDEGVRIPDETALIGADNLMLGRLLRPRLTTVHLELPSGRELAELVDRAVRDPAAAPEAHKVLGASVVRRESA is encoded by the coding sequence ATGGTGCAGATAACGAACCCGCCCGCGTCCGCGCCCACCGCACCGACGCGCTCCGTCCCCACGAGCGCCGACGTGGCCCGCCTGGCCGGCGTCTCGCGCGCGACCGTCTCCTACGTCCTGAACAACGCCGGCTCCGTCCGGATCAGCGAACCCACCCGGCGCCGCGTCCGCGAGGCCGCGCGGGAACTCGGGTACGTGCCGCACGCGGCGGCCCGCAGCCTGCGCGCCGGGCACAGCCGCATGGTCCTGATGCCCGCGCCGTCCTTCCCGGTGGGCCCGCTCTACAGCCAGTTCATCAACGACCTTCAGGGCTCCCTCGGCCGCCTCGACTACACGGTCGTGCAGTACGGCACCGTCGGCGTGCACGACGACGAGGCCGCCCGCGCCTGGGCCGAACTGCGGCCCGTGGCCGTCCTGGTCCCCGGCTCCGGACTCGGCCCCCAGGGGGTCGAGGTGCTCAAACGCTCCGGTGCCCGGGCCGTCGTCACCCTCGGGCCCGAGTCCGTCGAGGGCGCGCACGCGCTGCTCATGGACCACGACGTCGTCGGCCACAGCGCCGGCGCCCACCTCTTCGACCGGGGCCACCGCCGGATCGGCGTGATCGTCCCGAAGGAACCGGGCCTCGCGGCGTTCTCCGCGCCCCGCCTGGCCGGTGTGCGCGCCGCCCTGCGCGGCACGGACGCCACGGTCACCGAACTGCCCCTCGCGTACGACGAGGGGGCCGCCGCACGGCTCGCCGCCCGCTGGCGCGACCTCGGCCTCGACGCCGTGTTCACGTACAACGACGAGTACGCCATGCTGCTGATGCGGGCGCTGCAGGACGAGGGCGTCCGCATCCCCGACGAGACCGCCCTGATCGGCGCCGACAACCTGATGCTGGGCCGGCTGCTGCGGCCCCGGCTCACCACCGTCCACCTGGAACTGCCCTCCGGCCGCGAGCTGGCCGAACTGGTCGACCGCGCGGTGCGCGACCCGGCCGCCGCACCCGAGGCGCACAAGGTGCTGGGGGCATCGGTGGTGCGACGCGAGTCCGCCTGA
- a CDS encoding TetR/AcrR family transcriptional regulator: protein MSAVPPPAPTPQEPVEPQELLQLGIDADEPCLRADAARNRARLLEAAARLVAERGADGITMEEVAAAARVGKGTVFRRFGDRTGLLTALLDHSEKKFQAAFLTGPPPLGPGAAPAERLRAFGLAMLRRTVDELELQLAAEPQAGRRFTSPPRRVLRHHVTLLLREAVPDADCELLAHTLMAQLDPALIHHLIRQCGMPPQRLEAAWTDLVDRVTSTR, encoded by the coding sequence ATGTCCGCAGTTCCGCCACCCGCCCCGACACCCCAGGAGCCCGTCGAGCCCCAGGAGTTGCTGCAACTGGGCATCGACGCCGACGAGCCCTGCCTGCGCGCCGACGCCGCCCGCAACCGTGCCCGGCTGCTGGAGGCGGCCGCGCGGCTCGTCGCCGAGCGCGGAGCGGACGGCATCACCATGGAGGAGGTGGCGGCAGCGGCCCGCGTGGGCAAGGGGACGGTCTTCCGCCGCTTCGGCGACCGCACCGGACTGCTCACGGCGCTCCTGGACCACTCCGAGAAGAAGTTCCAGGCCGCCTTCCTCACCGGCCCCCCACCGCTCGGTCCCGGCGCTGCCCCCGCCGAGCGGCTGCGCGCCTTCGGCCTCGCCATGCTCCGCAGGACCGTCGACGAACTGGAGCTGCAGCTGGCCGCCGAACCGCAGGCCGGCCGCCGCTTCACCAGCCCGCCGCGCCGCGTGCTGCGCCACCACGTCACCCTGCTGCTGCGCGAGGCGGTCCCGGACGCGGACTGCGAACTCCTCGCCCACACGCTGATGGCCCAGCTCGACCCCGCCCTGATCCACCACCTGATCCGGCAGTGCGGCATGCCGCCGCAGCGCCTGGAAGCCGCCTGGACGGACCTGGTCGACCGGGTGACGTCCACCCGGTGA
- a CDS encoding NAD(P)H-dependent oxidoreductase codes for MSVRILALVGSLRAGSHNRQLAEAAVKLAPAGAEVALYEGLAEIPFYNEDIDVEGGVPAAAAALREAAAGADALLLFTPEYNGTMPAVLKNAIDWLSRPYGAGALTGKPVVVIGTAFGQYGGVWAHDDARKSVGIAGGKVIEDIKLSIAGSVTRFAETHPADDSEVAEQLTEVLARLHGHASEPTAA; via the coding sequence ATGTCTGTTCGTATCCTCGCCCTCGTCGGAAGCCTCCGCGCGGGCTCGCACAACCGCCAGCTCGCCGAGGCCGCGGTGAAGCTCGCTCCCGCGGGCGCCGAGGTGGCGCTGTACGAGGGCCTGGCGGAGATCCCCTTCTACAACGAGGACATCGACGTCGAGGGCGGCGTCCCGGCCGCCGCCGCCGCGCTGCGCGAGGCCGCCGCCGGCGCCGACGCCCTGCTGCTCTTCACGCCCGAGTACAACGGCACGATGCCGGCCGTCCTGAAGAACGCCATCGACTGGCTGTCCCGCCCCTACGGCGCGGGCGCCCTCACCGGCAAGCCGGTCGTCGTGATCGGTACGGCCTTCGGCCAGTACGGCGGTGTCTGGGCGCACGACGACGCCCGCAAGTCCGTGGGCATCGCCGGCGGCAAGGTGATCGAGGACATCAAGCTGTCCATCGCCGGCTCCGTGACCCGCTTCGCCGAGACCCACCCGGCCGACGACAGCGAGGTCGCCGAGCAGCTGACCGAGGTCCTCGCCCGGCTGCACGGCCACGCGTCGGAGCCGACGGCGGCCTGA
- a CDS encoding cytochrome c biogenesis CcdA family protein, which yields MTDAGFLLAFLGGLLALLSPCSALLLPAFFACSFTSRTRLLRHTAAFYAGLCLPPVPLGAAEAFASRLFIGHRDTLVLVGGWTMICLGVLHLLGLGFGSRRLQQRAGAPSGSTSSTVALGAVYGLAGFCAGPILGSILTVAALGGSPLRGGSLLVVYALGMAAPLFVLALAGDRWRLGRRAWLRGRGFRLGPLHLHSTSVIGGLLFMTLGAVFLAFDGTSALPSPLDVDTEYAWEQRVTALAAAVPGHLVWAALAAAVAVGASVVMIRSSREDSRDRR from the coding sequence GTGACCGACGCCGGCTTTCTTCTCGCCTTCCTCGGCGGGCTGCTTGCCCTGCTCAGTCCCTGCAGTGCCCTCCTCCTGCCCGCCTTCTTCGCCTGCTCTTTCACCAGCAGGACGCGGCTGCTGCGGCACACCGCCGCCTTCTACGCGGGGCTGTGCCTGCCCCCCGTCCCCCTCGGGGCGGCGGAGGCCTTCGCGAGCCGCCTGTTCATCGGCCACCGGGACACACTCGTCCTCGTCGGCGGATGGACCATGATCTGCCTGGGCGTGCTGCACCTTCTCGGGCTCGGCTTCGGCTCCCGCCGCCTCCAGCAGCGAGCCGGCGCCCCCAGCGGCTCGACCTCCTCCACCGTCGCCCTGGGAGCGGTGTACGGGCTCGCGGGATTCTGCGCGGGCCCCATCCTGGGCAGCATCCTCACCGTCGCCGCGCTCGGCGGCAGTCCACTGCGCGGCGGCTCCCTCCTGGTGGTCTACGCCCTGGGCATGGCCGCTCCCCTGTTCGTCCTCGCCCTTGCGGGGGACCGCTGGCGACTGGGCCGACGCGCTTGGCTGCGAGGACGAGGGTTCCGGCTCGGCCCCCTGCACCTCCACAGCACCTCCGTGATCGGCGGCCTGCTCTTCATGACGCTCGGCGCGGTCTTCCTGGCCTTCGACGGGACGTCCGCGCTCCCGTCGCCACTGGACGTGGACACCGAGTACGCATGGGAGCAGCGGGTCACCGCTCTCGCCGCCGCCGTCCCCGGGCACCTCGTCTGGGCCGCTCTGGCCGCCGCGGTGGCGGTGGGAGCCAGCGTCGTAATGATCAGGAGCAGCCGGGAGGACAGCCGCGACCGACGCTGA